The Balneola sp. genomic sequence ACCAAGAACTAAATAATCAGGTCATGAAGCAATTTTCAGCAACACTCTCTATTCTTTTTATGCTAGTAGTTTTAAGTTGTGAATCATCGACAGTTACTGGCAGCGAAGATGTTATTGTCATTCAAAATGTCAGTATTTCTTTAGATTCCACCTATGTATTCGGAAATGAATTCCGTGCTAATGGTACTATTACCAATAATAGTAACTCCAATATCATTCCTATTTGGTACTTAGAAGGATCTTTTTTCAGGGATGCTAATTCTTCTTTCAAAATGGGTGGAGAGAATACTTCTTTCACTTTTTCCCTTGCACCAGATCAAACTACTGGTTGGGAATTAAGATTTAATGATTCTCAATACCCTGCCTCAAATTACCCTGACTTTAGTGTTGGCGAACTAAGGGCTTATCGTTATGAAAGTGATTAGAATTGATTATGAACTAGACCAGCTTATGAATTGACTCCCAGGGCAATTGAAAGTGGTGGTAATCGGGCTTGTGTACCCAACCCCCTCCCCAATCTGTAAATCCGTGCTTCTCAAAAATTTGCACTATCGGTTCTACCATCCCTTTCCGAATTGAATTTCTATTCACATAATCAATTGCGCTTGATGGAAACACGTTAATTTTCGCCTGCTTCTTATCTAATAGCATATATGGATTCTGAGCCGGATTAATATCAATGGCACAACCATAAGCATGACTACTCCAACGATCGGTATTCATTATTCTACGTCCGTTAAAGGCAGAGGAGTTATTAGCCTCCATAGAAGCAACATCATCCCCTTTAAATTGCTCCATGGGTACGATACTATAGATTGGGAATGCAACAGAAAAAAGCTCTTCAAAAATAAGCTTCACCTGTTCAGAAATACTATCAAGTACAATCATCGTTGAGCTATGCTCATAATCATCAAATCCAAAGTATTTAATTTCAACAACACGAAGGCGTGAGTGATGCAATGGACAATCTTCGCTCCATATATTGCCTGATTGCATGGATTGAATCTCGTTTTCTGTTAAGGATCGTATCGACATCTTTTATAACTTTTGAGCAAAGGTAATCAAACTCATACCGTATTTTGAAAGAAAACAATATGCATGATGAGGCTTTCCTAAAAGAAGTAGCTGCCCAGCTTCGAAAACCAAGCGGGGAGTTTGGGACTGAAGTTGCTCTGGCCATGAATGAAAGCAACAAAACAATGAATCTGGCTACGATCTCTGCCCTTCAGATTGAAGAAGGTAATCACATTCTGGAAATAGGAATGGGTAATGGATTTTTTGTTTCTCAAATCCTGGAGCAGGCTGATGATCTAAGATATACTGGTATAGATTATTCTGAAGATATGGTTCAACTGGCTTCTTCAGTTAACCGAGAATATATTGAAAAGGGACTAGCAGTATTTCATACTTCTCCTGCTCAACACCTTCCTGTTTCAGAGCAATCTATTGACCGATTGTTTACGATTAATACCCTTTATTTTTGGAACGATCATACTTCAATTCTCAACGAATTTAGAAGAGTAATTACCCTGGAAGGTTTATTGGTCATTTCTATTCGCCCCGAAAATTGTCTAAAAGAATATCCGAGTACCCAATTTAATTTCGAATATTACACTAATGAAAAAGTGTCCAGCTTACTAGAAGACCATGGCCTTGCGGTACAAGAGATTATTAATAAAAAAGAGCCTGAAACAGAAGTACTGGGGAAAGTCATTATTCCTGAATATTCGATTATCATTGCCAGTATCAAAGCTACTTGAAACAAAGTCCTTTTACCCTTAACCTTTTCGAAACTAAAATTGATATATGAATACCAGACACGTCCTTTCACTTCTTTTTATTTCTTTTCTGATTTCCTTTTGCGCAGATGAACCTCAACAACAAGTAAAGGAAGTTGAAAGCGAGCCAGAATGGATTTCACTGTTTGATGGAGAAAGCTTTGAGGGGTGGAAAGAGTATAATTCTGACACCATCAATCCAAAATGGCAAATCGAAGATGGGACTATCATTATTTCTAAAGATGGAGATGATGTAACTAAGAATACCGGCTTTGGTAAATCTATCATCACGGAACAGCAATTCGGGAATTTTGTACTTGAGCTGGAATACAGAATGAGTCGAGGTGGAAATAGCGGTATCATGTACCATGTGGTCGAAGACCCAAAGTATAACAACGATTTTGAAACCGCCCCTGAATACCAGTTACTGGATGACGTGAACTCTGCTTCCGAATACCTCCCCCATCGCCTCACCGCTGCAAATTATGATATGTTTGCTCCTGATACTTCCTTAAAACAACTAAACCCTCCTGGCGAGTGGAATAAAGTTCGCCTGGTATATGATAATGGGCGGGTTGAACACTGGCTAAATGATATTAAAGTGCTGGAATTTACAGAAGGAAGTCCGCAGTGGCAGCAGGCTTATATCAAAAGTAAGTTCTCAAAACACTTTCCTGACTGGGGAAAATCAAATACAGGGCATATCAGTTTACAGGATCATGGGGATTATGTGGCATTTAAGAATATCCGTATTCGAGAGCTCTAGCCTGTTATGATCAGGGAAGCCACGCTATTGGACGCTCCGGCTATTACCAAAATCTACAATCATTACGTAGAACACTCGGGAGCAACGATGGAATACGAAACGGTTTCCTCTTCCTTCTATGAAGACAAGATAAAAAAGACATTGGATTCCGAGCAGTTTTGGCTAGTAGCAGAAAAAGATGGTGAGATAATCGGGTATGCATATTCGAGAATATGGAACCCACGAGATGGTTATCGTTTTACCTGTGAGGTTTCCATTTATATCTCCCCTACTGTTATCACCAAAGGATGGGGCACTAAACTCTACACTGCACTATTTAACAAGCTCAAAGAAGCAGGCATGCTGGTAATCATTGCTGTGATTACTCTTCCCAATGAAGCAAGTATCGCACTACACGAGAAGTTTGGAATGAAGAAAGTAGCTCACTTCCCAAAGATGGGAATTAAGTTTGATCGATGGCTGGATGTTGGTTATTGGCAGGTTAATCTCAATTAATATTCTTTCTTTTAAATAGTCATTCTGAGGCTACTGCCGAAAAATCTAATCGGATCTTTACCCAATTAGATCCTTCGCAAGTATGCTCAGGACGACTTTGTTTTTACTCAATCAACCCAAGAATAAAGGCTTTCTTAATTAAGCCAGCCGTATTTTTGACATCCAGTTTGGCCATTATATTCTTGCGATGAGTCTTTACAGTATGTTCGCTTAGAAATAAGCTCTCGGCAATTTCTTTCATGGTAAATTCTTCGGCGATTAGCCGAATTAGCTCTACTTCACGATCAGTAAGTTTTCCTGTATCATCATTAGTCGAAGTATCTAAAAGACCAGAGGAAGATTTATATCCGCTTACTATTACTTCCATAACCTCAGGACTAAATGCGAAACTGCCCATAGCAACATCTTTAATTGCTTTTTTCATTTCAGGGAAACCAACACTTTTCAACAAATATCCCGAAATCCCACTTTCCATCAAGTGACTGATAAAGTCTTCATTAAAGTAAGTGCTAAGCATAATTATCTTAACAGAAGGATATTGACGTAATACATTTTCTGCGACTTCTACCCCATTAGGTTTTCCCATTTCTATATCCAACATAAGCACATCAGGTTGAAGCCCTGTAGCAAGGAAACGCATCACCTCCAACCCATTAGTGAAGGTACCGATAACTTCTATTTCTTCATTCCGGTTGAGTAGTACCTCAACCCCTTGAAGAAATACTTTGTGATCATCTACAAGTACTACTTTAACCATATCAGTTTAATGTGAG encodes the following:
- a CDS encoding class I SAM-dependent methyltransferase, giving the protein MHDEAFLKEVAAQLRKPSGEFGTEVALAMNESNKTMNLATISALQIEEGNHILEIGMGNGFFVSQILEQADDLRYTGIDYSEDMVQLASSVNREYIEKGLAVFHTSPAQHLPVSEQSIDRLFTINTLYFWNDHTSILNEFRRVITLEGLLVISIRPENCLKEYPSTQFNFEYYTNEKVSSLLEDHGLAVQEIINKKEPETEVLGKVIIPEYSIIIASIKAT
- a CDS encoding DUF1080 domain-containing protein, with translation MNTRHVLSLLFISFLISFCADEPQQQVKEVESEPEWISLFDGESFEGWKEYNSDTINPKWQIEDGTIIISKDGDDVTKNTGFGKSIITEQQFGNFVLELEYRMSRGGNSGIMYHVVEDPKYNNDFETAPEYQLLDDVNSASEYLPHRLTAANYDMFAPDTSLKQLNPPGEWNKVRLVYDNGRVEHWLNDIKVLEFTEGSPQWQQAYIKSKFSKHFPDWGKSNTGHISLQDHGDYVAFKNIRIREL
- a CDS encoding N-acetyltransferase; this translates as MIREATLLDAPAITKIYNHYVEHSGATMEYETVSSSFYEDKIKKTLDSEQFWLVAEKDGEIIGYAYSRIWNPRDGYRFTCEVSIYISPTVITKGWGTKLYTALFNKLKEAGMLVIIAVITLPNEASIALHEKFGMKKVAHFPKMGIKFDRWLDVGYWQVNLN
- a CDS encoding M15 family peptidase — protein: MSIRSLTENEIQSMQSGNIWSEDCPLHHSRLRVVEIKYFGFDDYEHSSTMIVLDSISEQVKLIFEELFSVAFPIYSIVPMEQFKGDDVASMEANNSSAFNGRRIMNTDRWSSHAYGCAIDINPAQNPYMLLDKKQAKINVFPSSAIDYVNRNSIRKGMVEPIVQIFEKHGFTDWGGGWVHKPDYHHFQLPWESIHKLV
- a CDS encoding DNA-binding response regulator; the encoded protein is MVKVVLVDDHKVFLQGVEVLLNRNEEIEVIGTFTNGLEVMRFLATGLQPDVLMLDIEMGKPNGVEVAENVLRQYPSVKIIMLSTYFNEDFISHLMESGISGYLLKSVGFPEMKKAIKDVAMGSFAFSPEVMEVIVSGYKSSSGLLDTSTNDDTGKLTDREVELIRLIAEEFTMKEIAESLFLSEHTVKTHRKNIMAKLDVKNTAGLIKKAFILGLIE